In the genome of Bacteroides mediterraneensis, the window GCCATCTTAGGTGTTGAACCGGCCATGAGAATGTCTTCCGTCATGTATTTGCTGGCATTTTCGTGGGGTTGTGGAGTATCCAGCTTGTAATCGGGAAGCTGTTCTTTTTCGGTGGAGGTGGTGTTGATAGCCTTTACGATGCCTTTATCCGTCAGCTCTACGTTGGAAGCCACATTTTTATCTTTCAGCTTCATGATGTAGGCTTTGGTAGAATCGGGAACACCTTCCAACCGTACACGGATATCTTTGATTTCCCAGTGAGTCTCGGGTTTTGTACCGATGTTGTTCAGCCGCAGGTATCGGCTGGCATAGAGGCAGAAGTCGCCCGGCTGGTAATCTACCTTGGTGGCGATGATGTCGATGGCTACTTTGGTCTTGGGCAGGAAATAGACGATGCCTTCGCCCTCCTGTGGCACATAGCTTTCTTGGGAGTAGGCGCTCAGAGAGGCCAGCAGTCCCAACGCGATGATTCCTCTTTTCATATTATTGTCTGTCATTTGATTTCCATTAATTGTTTCCATGCTTCGGGCAGAGCTTCCACGATGTCGCCGGAGGTCATGCCGATGACACCTTTCCGCTGGCAGGCGATGTCACCGGCCAGGCCGTGTACGTAGACTCCCAGACGGCAGGCTTCTTCCTGTGTATATCCCTGTGAGAGGAGGGAAAGAAGGATACCCGTCAGTACGTCTCCGCTGCCAGCGGTAGCCATGCCCGGGTTGCCTGTCGGGTTGAAATACGTTTCTCCGTCGGGAGTGATGACAGCTGTCCATGCGCCTTTCAGCACGATGTAGCATTGCAGATAGGCGGCCAGCTCCTTGGCCTTGGACAACCGTTCGAAGCTGTTGCTGCAACGGCCGATGATACGCTCCAGTTCCTTGACGTGCGGCGTGAGAATGCTGTGGCGGGGAATGCGGGTCAGGTAGTTGCGGTAGTTGCTGAAGATATTCAACGCATCGGCATCGAGCACCAGCGGAATGTAGCAGTTGCTGATTTGGTCGAAGAGTGCTTGTACGGTCACTTCTTCCTGTCCCAGTCCCGGACCGATGGCTACGGCCTGGAAATTGTCGAGGTCGGCCGCTTCGGCAAAGCAGCGTTCGTGTACGTCGTCCTGTACCATGGCTTCGGGCACATTGCTCTGGAGCAGGAGGTGATTGCAGACGGGGGTGTGTACGGTGAGTAGTCCGATGCCGGAACGCAGGCAGGCCCGCGAGGCCAGCAGGGCAGCCCCTCCCATGCCGTAGGAACCGGCTATCAGCAGGCCGTGGCCGAACATGCCTTTATGGGCAAATTTCTTCCGTGGCTTGATGAGTGCACGCATCTCGCTTGCTTCGGTGATGAGGTAAGGGGTTTTGGCTTTTTCGATGAATTCCCGGCTGATGCCGATGTCGAGCAATTGCCATTCGCCTACCACGTCGGCATTCTCCGCAAAAAGGAAGGAGAGTTTCGGCAGTTGGATGCTCAGGGTCAGGTCGGCCTTGATGATGTTCTGGCGGATGTTGTGGGTGTTGTCTTCTCCCATCAGACCAGAAGGGATATCAATGGATACTACTTGGGAAGGGGAGGCGTTGATGTATTGCACGACGGCTGCAAATCCACCACTCAGCGGCTTGTTGAGGCCGGAGCCGAACAGTCCGTCCACGATGACGTCGTGGCTGCCCAGCTGGGGAGGGTCGAACTGGCTGCTGACTTCCGTATAATTGGCAAACCCGCTTTCTTTCAGGCGTTGTACGTTGGTGAGACATTCTTCGGAAAGGGTCCCTTTCACGTTGAACAGGTAGACTTCTATCGGATAGTGTTTCAGAAAGAGGATGCGGGCTACAGCCAGGGCATCGCCTCCGTTGTTGCCCGGACCGGCAAAGACAATGATGCGGTGCGATTTGTCCCAGCGGTCACTGATGGCTTGTGCCAGCAGGCCAGCCGCCTTTTCCATGAGGTTGATTGACAATATAGATTCATGGGCGATGGTATATGCATCGGCCTCTTTTTGTTGTGTACAACTTAAAATTTTCATTGTATATATAAAATAGCTATTTTGTCGGTAAAAGTACGAAAAAAGCCCCGAATGGTGAATAGGTTCTATTGAAAATATCTTTAAATACTCAGGAGGATGTGTGGCGGTTTTAGGGAAAATCCGTAAATTTGCGCAATTTCTAAAAAACTACATCATAACATGGAGACGATTCAGATAAAAGACAAACGTTTCAAGACGTTTATCCCGGAGGCGGAAATTTTGAAGGAAGTGGCACGTGTAGCCGATGAAATCAATCGTGATTTGGAGGATGAGAAGCCACTGTTCCTGAGTGTGTTGAACGGCTCGTTCATGTTTACGGCCGACTTGATGAAGCATCTGACGATTCCGTGTGAGGTTTCTTTTGTGAAACTGGCTTCGTATGAGGGGACAGCTTCCACGGGCAAGGTGAAGGAACTGGTAGGACTGAACGAAGACATAACCGGACGTACGGTGGTTATTGTGGAAGATATTGTGGATACGGGACTGACCATGCAGCGTCTGCTGGAAACCCTGAAGGCGCGTCATCCGAAAGAAATCCGTATTGCCACCCTGCTGGTAAAGCCGGACAAACTGAAGGTGGACTTGGACATTCATTATGTGGCCATGCGCATTCCGAATGATTTTATTGTGGGATACGGACTGGACTATGACGGTCTGGGCCGGAACTATCGCGACATTTATACAGTAATAGAATAATTTTTTATAAATCATATCTAAAACAACATGTTGAATATTGTAATTTTTGGTGCTCCGGGTTCAGGTAAGGGAACTCAGAGTGCTCGTATTGTGGAAAAGTATGGTTTGAACCATATTTCTACAGGAGATGTATTGCGTGCGGAAATCAAGAACGGTACAGAACTGGGTAAGACAGCCAAAGGTTATATCGACAATGGTCAGCTGATTCCTGACGCATTGATGATTGATATCCTGGCGAGCGTGTTCGACAGCTTCAAAGATAGCAAAGGTGTAATCTTTGACGGATTTCCTCGTACCATCGCTCAGGCAGAAGCTTTGAAGAAGATGTTGCAGGAACGTGGACAGGAAGTGTCTGTCATGCTCGACCTGGAAGTGCCGGAAGAAGAACTGATGACTCGTCTGATCAAACGTGGACAGGAATCAGGCCGTGCCGACGACAACGAAGAAACCATCAAGAAACGTCTGGTGGTATATCATTCTCAGACTGCTCCGTTGATTGACTGGTACAAGAACGACGGTAAATATTGCCACATCCAGGGTCTGGGTACCATGGAAGGCATCTTCGCTGACATCTGCGCAGCTATCGATAAACTTTAAATAATGGAAAAACTGGCGGGCTGGGGACAGTCTGCCAGTTCTTAAACTTTAAATTATGGCTGAATCGAATTTTGTTGATTACGTAAAAATCTATTGCCGCTCCGGAAAAGGAGGCCGCGGTTCGGTGCACATGCGCCGTGAGAAGTATATGCCCAACGGAGGTCCAGACGGTGGCGACGGTGGTAGAGGAGGTCATGTGATTTTGCGGGGAAACCGCAACTATTGGACGTTGCTGCACCTGAAATACGACCGTCATGTGTTTGCGGAACACGGCGGAAACGGTTCAAAGAACAAGAGCTTCGGAAAAGATGGGGCAGACAAGGTCATCGAGGTTCCATGCGGAACCGTAGTATATAACGCCGAAACCGGCGAATATGTGTGCGACGTAACGGAGCACGGACAAGAAGTCATCTTGCTGAAAGGCGGACGTGGCGGATTGGGAAACTGGCATTTTCGTACAGCTACCCGTCAGGCACCTCGTTTTGCCCAACCGGGGGAACCCATGCAGGAGATGACAGTGATTTTGGAATTGAAATTATTGGCTGATGTGGGTCTGGTGGGTTTCCCGAATGCGGGAAAATCAACCTTGCTGGCGGCTGTGTCTGCGGCACGTCCGAAGATTGCCAACTATCCTTTTACTACGCTGGAACCGAATCTGGGTATCGTGTCCTATCGCGAAGGCAAATCGTTCGTGATGGCGGATATTCCGGGTATCATTGAAGGTGCGAGTGAAGGTAAAGGACTGGGACTGCGCTTCTTGCGTCATATCGAGCGTAACTCCCTGCTGTTGTTCATGGTGCCGGGCGATACGGATGACATCCGGAAGGAATATGAGATTCTGCTCCATGAACTGGCTACGTTCAATCCGGAGATGCTGGACAAGCAGCGGGTGCTGGCCATCACGAAATGTGACATGCTGGACGAGGAACTTATGCAGATGCTGGAGCCTACATTGCCTGAAGATATACCGCATGTCTTTATCTCTTCGGTGTCCGGAATGGGTATCCAGCAGCTGAAGGACCTGTTGTGGACGGAATTGAATAAAGACAGCAACCAGTTGGAGGCCGTACGTCGGGAAGCCATCGTACATCGTCCGAAGGACCTGAAGAAACTCCAGAAAGAGCTGGAAGATATGGGTGAGGACGAGGACTTCGAGTATGAATACGAGGAGGATACGGACGAGGATGACTTCGACTACGAGTACGAGGAGGAAGACTGGGACGACGAAACACAGAAGTAATGGATCATCTGACTGAGGATAAAAGGATGTGGGTGTACGACCGGATGAGTTCGCGCACCGACATCTTTTGTTTTTCTACCACCCGTCATGGAGGCTATAGCGAGGGAAACTATGCCTCGTTCAACTGTAACCATTATTGTGGGGATGATTTCGAAAAGGTGGAACTGAACCGGGAGTTATTGTGCTCATTGATGCCTGTCCGTCCGGAGATGCTGGTGGTGCCTCATCAGACACACGGCACGACGGTGAGGGTGATTGATGACGGGTTTGTGAAACTTCCTTCGGAGAAGCGAATGGAATTGCTGGAAGGAG includes:
- a CDS encoding NAD(P)H-hydrate dehydratase; the protein is MKILSCTQQKEADAYTIAHESILSINLMEKAAGLLAQAISDRWDKSHRIIVFAGPGNNGGDALAVARILFLKHYPIEVYLFNVKGTLSEECLTNVQRLKESGFANYTEVSSQFDPPQLGSHDVIVDGLFGSGLNKPLSGGFAAVVQYINASPSQVVSIDIPSGLMGEDNTHNIRQNIIKADLTLSIQLPKLSFLFAENADVVGEWQLLDIGISREFIEKAKTPYLITEASEMRALIKPRKKFAHKGMFGHGLLIAGSYGMGGAALLASRACLRSGIGLLTVHTPVCNHLLLQSNVPEAMVQDDVHERCFAEAADLDNFQAVAIGPGLGQEEVTVQALFDQISNCYIPLVLDADALNIFSNYRNYLTRIPRHSILTPHVKELERIIGRCSNSFERLSKAKELAAYLQCYIVLKGAWTAVITPDGETYFNPTGNPGMATAGSGDVLTGILLSLLSQGYTQEEACRLGVYVHGLAGDIACQRKGVIGMTSGDIVEALPEAWKQLMEIK
- the hpt gene encoding hypoxanthine phosphoribosyltransferase translates to METIQIKDKRFKTFIPEAEILKEVARVADEINRDLEDEKPLFLSVLNGSFMFTADLMKHLTIPCEVSFVKLASYEGTASTGKVKELVGLNEDITGRTVVIVEDIVDTGLTMQRLLETLKARHPKEIRIATLLVKPDKLKVDLDIHYVAMRIPNDFIVGYGLDYDGLGRNYRDIYTVIE
- a CDS encoding adenylate kinase, whose protein sequence is MLNIVIFGAPGSGKGTQSARIVEKYGLNHISTGDVLRAEIKNGTELGKTAKGYIDNGQLIPDALMIDILASVFDSFKDSKGVIFDGFPRTIAQAEALKKMLQERGQEVSVMLDLEVPEEELMTRLIKRGQESGRADDNEETIKKRLVVYHSQTAPLIDWYKNDGKYCHIQGLGTMEGIFADICAAIDKL
- the obgE gene encoding GTPase ObgE — encoded protein: MAESNFVDYVKIYCRSGKGGRGSVHMRREKYMPNGGPDGGDGGRGGHVILRGNRNYWTLLHLKYDRHVFAEHGGNGSKNKSFGKDGADKVIEVPCGTVVYNAETGEYVCDVTEHGQEVILLKGGRGGLGNWHFRTATRQAPRFAQPGEPMQEMTVILELKLLADVGLVGFPNAGKSTLLAAVSAARPKIANYPFTTLEPNLGIVSYREGKSFVMADIPGIIEGASEGKGLGLRFLRHIERNSLLLFMVPGDTDDIRKEYEILLHELATFNPEMLDKQRVLAITKCDMLDEELMQMLEPTLPEDIPHVFISSVSGMGIQQLKDLLWTELNKDSNQLEAVRREAIVHRPKDLKKLQKELEDMGEDEDFEYEYEEDTDEDDFDYEYEEEDWDDETQK